The following nucleotide sequence is from Oceanibaculum indicum P24.
CCTGCAATCCGCCGAGGCGCTGCAGCGCGATCTCGACCAGGCGCTGGGGCTGGCTGGCGACTATCAGGATGTGCTGGATATCGTGCGACGCTGGAACAACGACCGCCGCTTCCTGATCGGGCTGCATATCCTGTCCGGCAAGCTGGATGCGGATGCCGCCGGTCCGCTGCTGACCCGCGTGGCGGAAACCGCGATCCGCGCGCTGCTGCCGCATGTCGAGGCGGATTTCGCGCGCCAGCACGGCATGCCGCCGGGCCCCGGGGGCGGCACCGGCGGCATCGCGGTGGTGGCGCTGGGCAAGCTGGGCGGCGGCGAGATGACCATCGGCTCCGACCTCGACCTCGTCTTCCTGTATGACGCGCCGATCGACGCCCAGTCCGACGGGCCGCGCCCCCTGCCCGCCGTGCAGTATTACGCCCGGCTCGGCCAGCGGCTGATCTCGGCGCTGACCGCGCAGACCGGCGAGGGCGATGTCTATCCAGTGGATATGCGGCTGCGTCCCTCGGGCAAGACCGGTCCCATCGCCTCCAGCCTGGAAAGCTTCGCAAAATACTACGCCGAGAGTGCCTGGACCTGGGAGTTCATGGCCCTGACCCGCGCCCGGCCCGTCGCCGGGCCGGAGGCGCTGCTCGACGAAGCGGCAGCGGTGATCCGCCGCATCCTGACGCAACAACGCGACCCGGCCACCTTGCTGGCCGATGTGGCCGACATGCGTCACCGGGTCGAGAAGGAAAAGCCCGGCGCCATCCTGTGGGATGTGAAGATGGGGCGCGGCGGGCTGGTCGATGTGGAGTTCGCTGTCCAGTATCTGCAGCTGCGCCACGCCGCGGAACGGCCTGATGTGCTGGACCAGAACACCACCGCCGCCTATGAAAAGCTGGTCGGAGCAGGCTGCCTGCCGGCGGAAACGGGCGCCACGCTGATCGCCGCAACCCGGCTGTGGCGGCGCCTGCAGGGGCTGCTGCGCATTGCCGTCGGCGATGCCGCCTTCGATGAGGAGGCCGCGACGCGCGACCAGAAGGACGCGCTACTGCGGGCCGGCGGCGCGGTTGACTTCGACGGGCTTAAGCAGAATATCCTCGCCACTGCCGAACAGGCGCTGGCGTGCTATCGCGCGCTGATCGACGATCCCGCAGCCGCACTGCCGAAACCATCCCAGCAGGAGAAGACGAAATGACCGTGAATGTTGGCGACAAGGCCCCCGATTTCTCGATGCCGACCGATGGCGGCGGATCGGTTTCGCTGTCCGGCCTGAAGGGCAAGAAGGTGGTGCTGTATTTCTACCCTAAGGACGATACGCCCGGCTGCACCAAGGAGGCCTGCGCCTTCCGCGACGCGCTGCCCGACTTCTCCGGCGTCGATGCGGTGGTGATCGGCGTCTCGCGCGATCCGGTGAAGAGCCACGACAAGTTCAAGGCCAAGTACGAGCTGAACTTCCCCATCGCCTCCGATGAGGATGGCAAGGCATCGGAAGCCTATGGCACCTGGGTCGAGAAGAG
It contains:
- the bcp gene encoding thioredoxin-dependent thiol peroxidase; its protein translation is MTVNVGDKAPDFSMPTDGGGSVSLSGLKGKKVVLYFYPKDDTPGCTKEACAFRDALPDFSGVDAVVIGVSRDPVKSHDKFKAKYELNFPIASDEDGKASEAYGTWVEKSMYGKKYMGMERSTFVIDGQGVVRNVWRKVKVDGHAAEVLKAVQAI